A stretch of Desulfurivibrio alkaliphilus AHT 2 DNA encodes these proteins:
- a CDS encoding methyl-accepting chemotaxis protein, whose protein sequence is MKFSLRMKVMIIPLILVVASFTLLIGISLWVVNGLWQEEIETLTSTQVALNENSIKDLEKGALGLGLLAAHYPGVREAYELAHQGNEEEGRTLLRQSFDLLQADARRLLGGTQETQIHFHLPPAKSFLRTWRRPGENDGGDDLSAFRRTILQASQNQSVVSGVEVGDQGFALRGIVPITGQNGRFLGTVEGIFSLQSMVDTALSGEGDNMAIYLLARDLDFARAARAANPPITGDLARVFTTAADETDPYIDNSFLQAAKTGVTTAQVNGRLLIAQPVFDYTNEMKGVLVFVRDVEEQVAMIKGLRWALVVGGSALLAALAGLLYYFSSSIVCSISRLAKGLDDGALQISSSADQVAASGQELAEGASEQAAALEENSASLEEISAMTKQNADNAGQADALMREASAIVKRAEEAMAELTTAMQTINKSSEETSKIIKTIDEIAFQTNLLALNAAVEAARAGEAGAGFAVVADEVRNLAMRAAEASQNTASLIEDTVQRIQEGSQLVSKTNQAFVEVSTSTGKASGLVGEIAVASNEQANGINQLNTAMGEMDTVVQRTAANSEESAAAAEELSAMANQMKDYVRELSDLIAGDRCHSQPPRQKAPVRLSKQATSPRAAAAPAVAKQKIEPHRTAPTKSKQNSAAVIPFDDDDFKDF, encoded by the coding sequence ATGAAATTTTCTTTACGCATGAAGGTCATGATAATCCCCCTTATCTTGGTGGTGGCGTCCTTCACCCTGCTGATCGGGATTTCCCTCTGGGTGGTCAACGGACTGTGGCAGGAAGAAATCGAAACCCTGACCAGCACCCAAGTGGCTTTGAACGAGAACAGCATCAAAGACCTGGAAAAGGGAGCCCTTGGCCTGGGCCTGCTGGCCGCCCACTACCCGGGGGTCCGGGAGGCCTACGAATTAGCCCATCAAGGAAACGAGGAAGAAGGGCGCACGCTGCTGCGCCAAAGCTTCGACCTTTTACAAGCTGATGCCCGGAGGCTGCTCGGCGGCACTCAAGAAACCCAGATACACTTTCACCTGCCGCCGGCCAAAAGCTTTCTGCGAACCTGGCGGCGCCCCGGAGAAAACGACGGCGGCGACGACCTGTCCGCTTTCCGCCGCACCATTCTTCAAGCCTCACAAAACCAAAGTGTCGTTTCCGGAGTGGAGGTGGGCGATCAGGGCTTCGCCCTGCGCGGCATCGTCCCCATTACCGGCCAGAACGGCCGTTTCCTGGGCACGGTGGAAGGCATTTTTTCACTGCAAAGCATGGTAGACACCGCCCTCTCCGGAGAGGGCGACAACATGGCCATCTATCTGCTGGCTCGCGATCTTGATTTTGCCCGTGCCGCCAGAGCCGCCAATCCGCCCATTACCGGCGATCTGGCCCGCGTTTTCACTACCGCCGCCGATGAAACCGACCCTTACATCGACAACAGCTTTCTCCAGGCCGCCAAAACCGGGGTGACCACCGCCCAGGTCAACGGACGCTTGCTGATCGCGCAACCAGTTTTCGATTACACCAACGAAATGAAAGGGGTGCTGGTTTTTGTTCGCGACGTGGAGGAACAAGTCGCCATGATTAAAGGGCTGCGCTGGGCCCTGGTGGTCGGTGGCAGCGCCTTACTGGCAGCTTTGGCCGGACTGCTTTATTACTTCAGCTCCAGCATTGTCTGCAGCATTAGCCGACTGGCCAAAGGGCTGGATGATGGCGCCCTGCAGATTTCTTCTTCTGCCGACCAGGTGGCCGCCAGCGGCCAGGAACTGGCGGAAGGCGCCTCCGAGCAGGCGGCCGCACTGGAAGAAAACTCCGCTTCACTGGAAGAAATTTCCGCCATGACCAAACAAAACGCCGACAACGCCGGCCAGGCTGACGCCCTGATGCGGGAAGCCAGCGCCATTGTGAAACGGGCTGAGGAGGCCATGGCTGAACTCACCACCGCCATGCAAACAATTAATAAATCCAGTGAAGAAACCTCCAAGATCATCAAAACCATCGATGAAATCGCCTTTCAGACCAACCTGTTGGCCTTAAACGCGGCGGTGGAGGCGGCCCGGGCCGGAGAAGCCGGGGCCGGCTTTGCGGTGGTAGCCGACGAGGTGCGCAACCTGGCCATGCGGGCGGCGGAGGCCTCCCAAAACACCGCCAGTCTCATCGAAGACACGGTACAACGGATCCAGGAAGGGTCGCAGCTGGTAAGCAAAACCAACCAGGCCTTTGTAGAAGTGTCGACCAGCACCGGTAAAGCCAGTGGTCTGGTTGGGGAAATTGCCGTCGCTTCAAATGAACAGGCCAACGGTATCAACCAGCTCAATACCGCCATGGGTGAAATGGACACCGTGGTCCAACGCACCGCCGCCAACTCCGAAGAGTCGGCGGCGGCAGCCGAAGAGCTTAGTGCCATGGCCAATCAAATGAAAGACTACGTCCGGGAACTGTCCGATCTGATTGCCGGTGACCGCTGCCACAGCCAACCACCTCGGCAAAAAGCCCCGGTGCGGCTGAGCAAACAGGCAACTTCCCCACGAGCCGCGGCGGCCCCGGCGGTAGCGAAGCAAAAGATCGAACCGCACCGCACCGCCCCAACCAAAAGCAAGCAGAATTCCGCCGCGGTGATTCCTTTCGACGATGACGATTTCAAAGATTTTTAG
- a CDS encoding GGDEF domain-containing protein: protein MNMSRLLVAGSPGFLPPAARTLLEAKGYQLKVCEQLPEAVALVLEDPPDLLLLEKGFVGDGDQRLIKAVSGCLQKGNIPIILVLELTELETELDWGVYPVDDIVTLPLVPSLLLARLQLAEARMMRVFDNNPLSRLPGNTSILRAMQRVLASGNDYAVCYVDIDNFKPYNDRYGFSRGDEVILMVARIIVNVIEEKAREGSFIGHVGGDDYVFIIKAEKAEEVCRQIIDNFNMVRNLFLNAEDIAAGAFVGLDRRGQETRFPLLSISIAVVTTGEGRYRHSGEIAAAASQLKHYVKRLEGSNYLIERRDSCVSGQEMSAA, encoded by the coding sequence ATGAACATGTCGCGCTTGCTGGTGGCCGGCTCTCCCGGGTTTCTTCCGCCTGCGGCACGAACCCTGCTCGAGGCCAAAGGTTATCAACTGAAAGTCTGTGAGCAGCTGCCGGAAGCGGTGGCCCTGGTGCTGGAAGATCCGCCGGATTTGCTGCTGCTGGAAAAGGGATTTGTCGGTGACGGTGACCAGCGCTTGATCAAGGCGGTTTCCGGTTGCCTGCAGAAGGGTAATATCCCCATTATTCTGGTTTTGGAGTTGACGGAACTGGAAACGGAACTTGACTGGGGAGTTTACCCGGTGGATGATATTGTCACCCTGCCGCTGGTGCCGTCCCTGCTGCTGGCCCGCCTGCAACTGGCAGAAGCCCGGATGATGCGGGTGTTCGACAATAACCCACTGAGCCGGCTGCCGGGCAACACCTCTATTCTGCGGGCCATGCAACGGGTGTTGGCAAGCGGCAACGATTATGCGGTCTGTTATGTGGATATAGACAACTTTAAGCCTTACAACGACCGCTACGGTTTTTCTCGCGGGGATGAGGTGATCCTGATGGTGGCCCGGATCATCGTCAATGTCATTGAAGAAAAGGCCCGGGAGGGAAGCTTTATCGGTCATGTCGGCGGTGATGACTACGTGTTTATCATCAAGGCGGAAAAGGCCGAGGAGGTTTGCCGGCAGATCATCGACAACTTCAATATGGTCCGCAATCTCTTTCTCAATGCCGAAGATATTGCCGCCGGCGCCTTTGTCGGCCTTGATCGCCGGGGGCAGGAAACCCGGTTCCCCTTGCTCAGTATCTCAATTGCCGTGGTAACCACCGGGGAGGGCCGCTATCGCCATTCCGGCGAAATAGCCGCCGCCGCCTCGCAGCTGAAGCATTACGTGAAGCGGCTGGAAGGAAGTAATTACTTGATTGAACGTCGAGACAGCTGTGTCAGCGGTCAGGAGATGTCGGCGGCGTGA
- a CDS encoding LysM peptidoglycan-binding domain-containing protein: MFFFSCPTGVQAEPFPVYDEIKPKVAFWKDIYSRYPSTQGLLHDRFDLDLVYAVLEVENTWDNAARRRNRNQINAGREEYRAILLHLAAGHAPRNAKEERVLALFGDRASPERLRRAADNIRFQRGLKDRFREGVIRSGAYLAQIKEILRQYGLPEDLAYLPHVESSFNYEAYSRLGAAGIWQFMRATGRQYMTIDYVLDERRDPIRATHAAAQLLRENHQRLGNWPLAITAYNHGATGMIRARNQHGDYPSIIRHYSGNRFGFASRNFYSEFLAAREVAKNAERYFGPLDLEPQRRSHEIVLSGYVSLAELAAHLGVDVATLHRYNQGLREPVLQGEKYVPKGYHLRLPADQPTVRLASALPDTMLRQAQRRSAFYTVRRGDTAWEIARRHGVSLSALMAANQLNSRATIYAGQNLRIPGVDEPAVMLAAASGAGAGKTRVAEAPPAQEPTAPATAAAPPVEAAPEVVAVAGEPAPGQVTEQAAAEDYQVAGALADPREVAAAGARLASARDNGWSLAMAERVAESRPDYVGEGVAPEAAGELLSSRRALSLSGNGSRLPAMTMAVAGAGEPATGAVNPAVVWGNLSVEEVRDLADGRRVGYIRVEVEETLGHYADWLSIPTQELRRLNGFPFGRPIRLEQRLMIPLDRGVEQAFFEEQRYEYHKSLEEDFYAAYRVDGVETYRVRPGDNIWQLSHDEFELPLWLIRKYNPELVLDRLRPGDEIRVPVVLARQR, encoded by the coding sequence TTGTTTTTTTTTAGTTGCCCCACCGGGGTTCAGGCCGAGCCTTTTCCGGTTTACGATGAAATCAAACCGAAAGTTGCCTTCTGGAAGGATATTTACAGCCGTTATCCTTCCACCCAGGGGTTGCTCCACGACCGCTTTGATCTCGATCTGGTCTATGCGGTGCTGGAGGTGGAAAACACCTGGGATAACGCCGCCCGGCGGCGCAACCGCAACCAAATAAACGCCGGCCGGGAAGAGTACCGGGCCATTCTGCTGCACCTGGCGGCCGGCCATGCCCCCCGTAATGCCAAAGAAGAGCGGGTGCTGGCACTGTTCGGCGACCGGGCCAGCCCGGAGAGGCTGCGCCGGGCGGCCGACAACATCCGTTTTCAGCGGGGTTTAAAGGACCGCTTCCGGGAAGGGGTGATCCGTTCCGGCGCCTATCTGGCACAAATCAAGGAGATTTTGCGCCAGTACGGGCTGCCGGAAGATCTGGCCTACCTGCCCCATGTGGAATCTTCCTTCAACTACGAGGCCTACAGTCGCCTGGGGGCAGCGGGGATCTGGCAATTCATGCGGGCCACCGGACGCCAGTACATGACCATTGATTATGTGCTGGATGAACGCCGGGATCCCATCAGGGCCACCCATGCCGCCGCCCAGCTGCTCCGGGAGAACCATCAGCGCCTGGGCAACTGGCCTCTGGCCATCACCGCCTATAACCACGGGGCCACCGGGATGATTCGGGCCCGTAACCAGCATGGCGATTATCCTTCCATTATTCGACATTATAGCGGCAATCGTTTCGGTTTTGCCTCCCGTAATTTCTATTCCGAGTTTCTGGCCGCCCGGGAGGTGGCCAAGAACGCTGAGCGCTACTTTGGCCCTTTGGACTTGGAGCCCCAGCGGCGCAGCCATGAAATTGTGTTAAGCGGTTACGTCTCCCTGGCCGAACTGGCTGCCCATCTGGGAGTGGATGTAGCCACTCTGCACCGCTATAACCAGGGGTTGCGGGAACCGGTGCTGCAGGGCGAGAAATATGTGCCCAAGGGCTACCACTTGCGGCTGCCGGCCGATCAGCCCACGGTGCGCCTGGCTTCGGCCCTGCCGGATACGATGCTCCGGCAGGCGCAGCGGCGCAGTGCTTTTTACACGGTTCGCCGGGGTGATACCGCTTGGGAGATTGCCCGGCGTCACGGGGTCAGCCTCAGCGCCTTGATGGCCGCCAACCAGCTTAACTCCCGGGCCACCATTTATGCCGGGCAGAACCTGCGCATACCCGGGGTGGATGAACCGGCGGTGATGCTGGCCGCAGCTTCCGGTGCCGGGGCCGGTAAGACCCGGGTGGCTGAAGCTCCGCCCGCCCAGGAGCCGACGGCGCCGGCAACCGCCGCCGCGCCACCTGTCGAGGCGGCGCCGGAGGTTGTGGCGGTTGCCGGCGAGCCTGCTCCGGGCCAGGTAACGGAGCAGGCCGCTGCTGAAGATTATCAAGTGGCCGGGGCCTTGGCCGATCCTAGGGAGGTGGCTGCGGCGGGTGCCAGGCTGGCCTCCGCCCGGGACAACGGCTGGAGTCTGGCCATGGCTGAACGGGTGGCAGAGTCGCGGCCGGACTACGTCGGCGAAGGGGTGGCGCCGGAGGCGGCTGGCGAGTTGTTGAGCAGCCGGCGCGCCCTGTCTCTTTCCGGCAATGGCTCCCGCTTGCCGGCCATGACCATGGCGGTGGCCGGGGCCGGAGAACCGGCCACTGGGGCGGTTAATCCAGCCGTGGTATGGGGCAATCTGTCGGTGGAAGAGGTCCGGGATCTGGCCGATGGCCGCCGGGTGGGCTACATTCGGGTGGAAGTAGAGGAGACCCTGGGGCATTACGCCGACTGGCTAAGTATTCCCACCCAGGAGTTGCGCCGCCTCAACGGCTTTCCCTTCGGCCGGCCCATCCGTCTGGAGCAGCGGTTGATGATCCCGCTGGACAGGGGAGTCGAGCAGGCCTTTTTTGAAGAACAGCGCTACGAGTACCACAAGAGCCTGGAAGAGGACTTTTACGCCGCTTACCGGGTCGACGGGGTGGAGACGTACCGGGTGCGGCCCGGGGACAATATCTGGCAGTTGAGCCACGACGAATTTGAACTGCCCTTGTGGCTGATCCGCAAATACAACCCCGAACTGGTGCTTGATCGTCTGCGCCCGGGAGATGAGATCCGGGTGCCGGTGGTGCTGGCCCGCCAGCGCTGA
- the queA gene encoding tRNA preQ1(34) S-adenosylmethionine ribosyltransferase-isomerase QueA — MTAYSLDDYDYHLPPELIAQQPPPRRDGSRLLVCDGRRDFALSDQLFPDMLSWLAPGDLLVFNDTRVFPARLSGHKESGGRVELLLLAYPVLSDVSGPGATEAEAWGLLKSSKGARPGTWLQFGDDLRALVEEKGEGGKVRVRLVLGAPLADCLARYGRMPLPPYIKRENEQEEDRRRYQTIYAQTPGAVAAPTAGLHFTQELLGQIKKKGVGMAHITLHVGYGTFAPVRSQDIRRHQIHAEEYLISRENAELINRTKAAGGRIWAVGTTSVRTLEAAAGEDGRVNPGSGSCRLYIYPGYSFKVVDNLLTNFHLPRSSLLFLVSALAGRENILRAYRHAVAERYRFFSYGDAMAIIRK, encoded by the coding sequence GTGACCGCTTATTCTCTGGATGATTATGACTACCACCTGCCGCCCGAACTGATTGCCCAGCAGCCGCCCCCCCGGCGGGACGGCTCCCGTTTGCTGGTTTGCGATGGGCGCCGGGATTTTGCTCTGAGTGATCAGTTGTTCCCCGACATGCTCTCCTGGCTGGCGCCGGGGGATTTGCTGGTTTTTAACGACACCCGGGTGTTTCCGGCCCGTTTGTCGGGGCACAAGGAAAGCGGCGGCCGGGTGGAGTTGTTGTTGCTTGCCTACCCGGTGTTGAGCGATGTTTCCGGCCCGGGGGCCACCGAAGCCGAGGCCTGGGGGTTGCTGAAAAGTTCCAAAGGGGCAAGGCCGGGAACCTGGCTGCAGTTCGGTGACGACTTGCGGGCGCTGGTGGAGGAAAAAGGGGAGGGGGGTAAAGTGCGGGTGCGGCTGGTGCTGGGAGCGCCGCTGGCCGACTGCCTGGCCCGCTATGGCCGAATGCCGCTGCCGCCATATATCAAGCGGGAAAACGAGCAGGAAGAGGATCGCCGCCGCTACCAGACCATCTATGCCCAGACACCGGGAGCGGTGGCCGCACCCACCGCCGGTCTGCATTTTACCCAAGAGCTGCTGGGGCAAATAAAGAAAAAAGGGGTGGGGATGGCCCACATCACCCTTCATGTGGGCTACGGCACCTTTGCCCCGGTGCGCAGTCAGGATATCCGCCGGCACCAGATTCATGCCGAGGAGTATTTAATCAGCCGGGAGAATGCCGAGTTGATCAACCGGACCAAAGCCGCCGGCGGCCGAATCTGGGCGGTGGGCACTACTTCGGTGCGGACCCTGGAGGCCGCCGCCGGTGAAGATGGCCGGGTAAACCCCGGCAGCGGCAGCTGCCGTCTCTACATTTACCCCGGTTATTCTTTCAAGGTGGTGGACAATCTGCTCACCAACTTCCACCTGCCCCGTTCATCGCTGCTTTTCCTGGTCAGTGCCCTGGCCGGCCGGGAAAACATCCTTCGCGCCTACCGGCACGCCGTAGCCGAGCGCTACCGCTTTTTCAGCTACGGCGATGCCATGGCCATCATCAGGAAATAG
- a CDS encoding DUF2065 domain-containing protein: MEFLLVLIGLILIVEGLPYAAFPEAMQRWLAQMQQLSPVTLRKAGLVMLGLGLLLIYLARRTNFFS, translated from the coding sequence GTGGAGTTTTTGCTTGTGCTAATCGGCCTGATCCTGATCGTTGAAGGATTGCCTTATGCGGCCTTTCCCGAAGCCATGCAACGCTGGCTGGCCCAGATGCAGCAGCTGAGCCCGGTGACTTTACGCAAAGCAGGGCTGGTGATGCTGGGCTTGGGTCTGCTGCTGATTTACCTGGCCCGCCGCACCAACTTTTTTTCCTGA
- a CDS encoding methyltransferase family protein, whose protein sequence is MLEIVLFAVLSIPLVFLSWRALFNLRRHGVYRFITWECILWIGVNNINQPTESKAILGFSPATALLIAALLIVLSSLSVMLQHGKISGKRKDETLFGFEKTTSLVEVGLFRYIRHPMYLSLLCLTWGLLLKNPEPGLLLVALVGTITCIYTALIEEQENIAYFGEEYRQYMHRTKMFIPFIL, encoded by the coding sequence ATGCTGGAAATAGTTTTGTTTGCCGTTTTGTCCATCCCCTTGGTTTTTCTTTCCTGGAGAGCCTTATTTAACCTCAGGAGACATGGCGTATACAGGTTTATCACCTGGGAATGCATTCTCTGGATAGGAGTCAACAACATCAACCAGCCGACCGAGAGCAAGGCCATTCTGGGCTTTTCGCCGGCCACCGCTTTGCTTATCGCTGCCCTGTTAATTGTTCTTTCTTCTCTAAGCGTCATGCTTCAACATGGAAAAATAAGCGGCAAGCGAAAAGATGAAACGTTGTTTGGGTTTGAAAAAACCACGTCACTGGTTGAAGTTGGCTTGTTTCGTTACATTCGCCACCCCATGTATCTATCTCTTTTATGCCTTACCTGGGGGTTATTGCTAAAAAACCCCGAGCCAGGCCTGTTGCTGGTCGCCCTGGTTGGCACCATAACCTGCATTTATACGGCATTAATCGAAGAGCAGGAAAATATTGCGTATTTCGGAGAAGAATACCGGCAGTACATGCACCGCACCAAAATGTTTATCCCTTTTATCCTGTAG
- a CDS encoding ferritin, translating into MLSQKMETALNQQVNAELYSSYLYLSMSAFFSGLNLGGSAHWMRLQAQEELNHALKIYDFVNERGGRVELSGIEAPLHQWDSPTAVFEEVLRHEQKVTGLINDLVDLAIAEKDHATNNFLQWFVAEQVEEEASANEVLQKMQLAVREGGLFILDQELAKRVPPPTAQ; encoded by the coding sequence ATGCTCAGCCAGAAAATGGAAACCGCCCTTAACCAGCAAGTAAATGCCGAACTTTACTCTTCCTACCTCTATCTCTCAATGTCTGCTTTTTTCAGCGGGCTCAACCTGGGTGGCAGTGCGCACTGGATGCGCCTGCAAGCCCAGGAGGAGCTGAACCATGCCCTGAAGATCTATGATTTCGTCAATGAGCGGGGAGGGCGGGTAGAGTTGAGCGGCATCGAAGCTCCGCTTCATCAGTGGGACTCCCCCACCGCCGTTTTTGAAGAGGTTCTGCGCCATGAACAAAAAGTAACCGGGTTAATCAATGATCTGGTCGATCTGGCGATCGCTGAAAAGGATCATGCCACCAATAACTTTCTGCAATGGTTCGTGGCTGAGCAGGTAGAAGAGGAAGCCAGCGCCAATGAGGTATTGCAGAAAATGCAACTGGCGGTCAGAGAGGGCGGGCTGTTTATCCTGGATCAGGAACTGGCTAAACGGGTACCGCCTCCGACCGCTCAGTAA
- a CDS encoding FmdB family zinc ribbon protein, with product MPIYEYECQSCQKITEARQSISDAPLSTCDSCGGALSKIISQSSFQLKGGGWYADGYSNGKSKGCAAAGDCPAASSTPASPAPACGAACGC from the coding sequence ATGCCGATCTATGAGTACGAATGTCAATCCTGCCAAAAAATCACCGAAGCCCGTCAAAGCATCAGCGATGCCCCGCTGAGCACCTGTGACAGTTGCGGCGGTGCTCTGAGCAAGATCATCTCCCAAAGCTCTTTTCAACTCAAGGGCGGCGGCTGGTATGCCGACGGCTACAGCAACGGCAAAAGCAAAGGCTGTGCCGCAGCCGGCGATTGCCCGGCAGCCTCGTCCACCCCGGCCTCCCCGGCTCCGGCCTGCGGCGCCGCTTGCGGTTGCTGA
- the ispG gene encoding flavodoxin-dependent (E)-4-hydroxy-3-methylbut-2-enyl-diphosphate synthase, which yields MRPRKKTRQIRVGPVAIGGDAPIAVQSMTNTDTRNVETTVAQIKGLEEAGCEIIRVAVLDLEAAAAIKAIREQIGIPLIADIHFDHRLAIAAMEHGAQGIRINPGNLGGEDKLARVAAAAKAHGVAIRVGVNAGSLEKDILARHGRPTPAALVESARRNVEKLERLGFHELKISLKSSDVLTTIEAYRQLSNSCDYPLHLGVTEAGGLIAGTVKSSVALGILLHEGIGDTFRISLTRDPVEEIRVAYELLRSLHLRQRGPELISCPTCGRCQVNLFGLAEEVERYIQKIDTPLKIAVMGCVVNGPGEAREADIGVAGGHGVGIIFKKGKIYKKVPEAQLLAVFLAEIEQMTREYEH from the coding sequence ATGCGGCCCAGAAAAAAGACCAGACAGATCCGGGTAGGACCGGTGGCCATTGGCGGCGATGCTCCCATTGCCGTGCAATCCATGACCAACACCGACACCCGTAACGTTGAAACCACCGTGGCCCAGATCAAAGGGCTGGAGGAGGCGGGCTGCGAGATTATCCGGGTGGCGGTGCTGGATCTGGAGGCGGCCGCAGCCATTAAAGCGATCCGGGAGCAGATAGGCATTCCCCTGATTGCCGACATCCATTTTGACCACCGGCTGGCCATTGCCGCCATGGAACACGGCGCCCAGGGGATCCGGATCAACCCCGGCAACCTGGGGGGAGAGGACAAGTTGGCCCGGGTAGCCGCCGCCGCCAAGGCGCATGGGGTGGCGATCCGGGTGGGCGTCAACGCCGGGTCGCTGGAAAAGGACATCCTGGCCCGTCACGGCCGCCCAACCCCCGCCGCCCTGGTGGAAAGCGCCCGGCGCAACGTGGAAAAGCTGGAGCGACTGGGCTTTCATGAGCTTAAAATTTCTTTGAAATCATCCGATGTTTTGACCACCATCGAGGCTTACCGGCAACTGAGCAACAGCTGCGATTACCCCTTGCACCTGGGGGTCACCGAGGCCGGCGGGTTGATTGCCGGCACCGTTAAGTCCAGCGTGGCTTTGGGGATTTTGCTGCACGAGGGCATCGGCGATACTTTTCGCATTTCCCTGACCCGCGATCCGGTGGAGGAAATCCGGGTGGCCTACGAACTGCTGCGCAGCCTGCACCTGCGCCAGCGCGGGCCGGAGTTGATCTCCTGCCCCACCTGCGGCCGCTGCCAGGTCAACCTGTTCGGCCTGGCCGAGGAGGTTGAGCGTTATATCCAGAAAATCGACACCCCGCTGAAAATTGCCGTTATGGGTTGCGTGGTCAACGGGCCCGGCGAGGCCCGCGAAGCCGATATCGGAGTAGCCGGCGGCCACGGGGTAGGCATAATTTTCAAAAAGGGTAAAATCTACAAAAAAGTACCGGAGGCCCAACTGCTGGCCGTTTTTTTAGCCGAAATCGAGCAGATGACCCGGGAATACGAACACTAA
- a CDS encoding HDOD domain-containing protein translates to MSPEQEQKREAIRKALREVKNLPTLPGIISKLTKMADDPDTTTEQMGRTISKDHILAAKLLKLVNSAFYGFPQRISSLSSAIILLGFNVIKSLIISASIFELMEDQDMELWEHSLGCAVVCNVLAKRLGVSDPEEVSTAGLIHDLGKVAIKMELPGESEQVSALVVSRQINRFEAERELLGLDHAEVGGWLAKSWNLPAKLVEPISCHHDPSLAKAEPLAAAIVHFADIVIRGMGYGHGPDIWVPALAPRAWELLRLKPVDIDEMLAEVEEKLWDVKGFSLDIKAEAQSATQVPKG, encoded by the coding sequence ATGAGCCCGGAACAGGAACAGAAGCGGGAGGCGATTCGCAAGGCGTTGCGGGAGGTGAAAAACCTGCCCACCCTGCCGGGGATCATCAGCAAACTCACCAAAATGGCCGATGACCCGGATACCACCACCGAACAGATGGGGCGAACCATCAGCAAGGACCATATCCTGGCGGCCAAACTGCTCAAGCTGGTCAACTCGGCCTTTTACGGTTTTCCCCAGCGCATCAGCTCGTTGAGCAGTGCCATCATTCTGCTCGGTTTCAACGTGATCAAGAGTCTGATCATCAGCGCTTCGATTTTTGAACTGATGGAAGATCAGGATATGGAGTTGTGGGAGCACTCCCTGGGCTGTGCGGTGGTCTGCAATGTGCTGGCCAAGCGGCTGGGGGTGAGCGACCCCGAAGAGGTCAGCACCGCCGGGCTGATCCATGATCTGGGCAAGGTGGCGATTAAAATGGAACTGCCCGGGGAAAGCGAGCAGGTTTCGGCCCTGGTGGTCTCCCGGCAGATCAACCGGTTCGAGGCCGAGCGGGAGCTGCTGGGGCTGGACCATGCCGAGGTCGGCGGTTGGCTGGCCAAAAGCTGGAACCTGCCGGCCAAGCTGGTGGAGCCCATCAGTTGCCACCATGATCCGAGCCTGGCCAAGGCCGAACCTTTGGCCGCCGCCATTGTTCATTTCGCCGATATTGTTATCCGGGGGATGGGGTACGGGCATGGGCCTGATATCTGGGTGCCGGCCCTGGCACCCAGGGCCTGGGAGCTGCTGCGCCTCAAACCGGTGGATATCGATGAGATGCTGGCGGAAGTGGAAGAAAAATTGTGGGACGTCAAGGGCTTTAGCTTGGATATCAAGGCAGAAGCCCAAAGCGCCACGCAGGTGCCCAAAGGATGA